One Solanum pennellii chromosome 9, SPENNV200 DNA segment encodes these proteins:
- the LOC107030681 gene encoding probable galacturonosyltransferase-like 4 — MAFWSLSSSLPLLGLLSLLLSHQTSLITSTNNDNVNIHQVSDGRVGSNSSVFREAPAFRNGDTCGNNDRMHVAMTLDANYLRGTMAAVLSILQHSTCPEDVTFHFLWVRHEDEVFSSIKATFPYLNFKVYRFDVHRVRGLISKSIRQALDQPLNYARIYLANLIPNEVKRVIYLDSDLVMVDDIAKLWKVDLGDKVLAAPEYCQANFTVYFTEAFWSDPYMPRTFEGRKPCYFNTGVLVMDVDKWRYGNYTKKVEDWMVLQKQKRIYQLGSLPPFLLVLAGNIMPIDHRWNQHGLGGDNVEGKCRELHPGPISLLHWSGKGKPWLRLDSRKPCSVDHLWAPYDLYRSSRHSFEE, encoded by the coding sequence ATGGCCTTTTGGAgcctttcttcttctcttcctctccTTGGCCTCCTGTCTCTCTTGCTTTCCCATCAAACCTCCTTGATCACATCCACTAACAACGACAACGTTAACATTCATCAGGTGTCAGATGGACGGGTTGGGTCAAACTCTTCTGTATTCCGTGAGGCCCCTGCATTTCGCAATGGGGACACTTGTGGTAATAATGATAGAATGCATGTGGCTATGACACTTGATGCTAATTATTTAAGAGGTACTATGGCTGCAGTGTTATCGATATTACAACATTCAACGTGCCCTGAAGACGTTACGTTTCATTTCCTATGGGTTAGACATGAAGATGAGGTGTTTTCGAGTATTAAGGCAACATTCCCTTACCTTAATTTCAAGGTGTATCGATTTGATGTACATAGGGTACGTGGCCTAATCTCTAAGTCTATACGTCAAGCTTTAGATCAACCTTTGAATTATGCCAGGATTTATTTGGCTAATTTGATACCTAATGAGGTGAAACGCGTTATTTATCTTGATTCTGACCTTGTCATGGTTGATGACATCGCAAAGTTATGGAAGGTTGATTTAGGTGACAAGGTTTTGGCTGCACCTGAATATTGTCAAGCAAATTTCACCGTTTATTTTACTGAAGCGTTTTGGTCTGATCCTTATATGCCAAGAACATTTGAAGGGCGAAAACCGTGTTATTTCAACACAGGGGTGTTGGTAATGGATGTTGATAAATGGAGATATggaaattatacaaaaaaagtaGAGGATTGGATGGttcttcaaaagcaaaaaagGATATATCAATTAGGGTCATTGCCTCCATTTTTGCTTGTTTTAGCTGGAAATATAATGCCAATTGATCATAGATGGAATCAACATGGATTAGGTGGTGATAATGTTGAAGGTAAATGTAGGGAATTGCATCCTGGACCAATTAGCCTTCTACATTGGAGTGGCAAAGGCAAGCCATGGTTGAGATTGGATTCAAGAAAACCGTGTAGCGTTGATCATCTATGGGCTCCTTATGATCTTTATCGTTCCTCTAGACATTCATTCGAGGAGTAA